A stretch of the Argentina anserina chromosome 6, drPotAnse1.1, whole genome shotgun sequence genome encodes the following:
- the LOC126798643 gene encoding uncharacterized protein At5g01610-like, whose product MDQILNKAGSYWFSQKATKEISSVGDDINSLQSSISGGASWLVNKVKGSMQKPLPELLKEYDLAVGIFPRDATNYEFIQETGKLTVYIPSVCEVGYRDSSVLRFFTTVTGYLKKGKLEDIQGIKTKVTLLWVKVTSISSGGSKLNFQAGMNRSRSREAYEVSRDGITVDKF is encoded by the exons ATGGATCAGATTCTGAACAAGGCGGGGTCCTACTGGTTCAGCCAGAAGGCCACCAAGGAGATCTCCTCCGTCGGCGATGACATCAAC TCATTGCAATCAAGTATTTCAGGAGGAGCGAGCTGGTTGGTTAATAAAGTCAAAG GAAGCATGCAAAAGCCATTGCCGGAACTTCTTAAGGAGTATGACCTGGCAGTAGGAATCTTTCCTCGGGATGCTACCAACTATGAATTCATTCAGGAGACGGGAAAACTTACGGTCTACATACCGTCTGTCTGTGAAGTGGGCTATAGGGACTCGTCTGTGTTGCGTTTTTTCACAACTGTGACTGGATACTTGAAGAAAGGAAAGCTAGAAGACATTCAGGGGATCAAGACAAAGGTGACCTTGCTATGGGTAAAAGTGACCTCAATCTCCTCTGGGGGATCAAAGCTCAATTTCCAGGCTGGGATGAACAGAAGCAGGAGTAGAGAGGCTTATGAGGTCTCTAGAGATGGAATTACCGTAGATAAGTTCTGA
- the LOC126797801 gene encoding ferritin, chloroplastic isoform X1, whose translation MAMSVRSVSGLLVSSKQGDGGADFRGSSLLFNGSKLGSSSPSSLSFNQQKKSRNLAVSASSEMVLTGVVFHPFEEVKKEVFALPNSAQLSLARQGFADKCEAAINEQINVEYNVSYVYHAMFAYFDRDNIALKGLAKFYKESSEEEREHAEKLMKYQNVRGGRVHLHSILNPPSEFEHAEKGDALYAMELALSLEKLTNEKLLNLHRVAQENNDAQLTDFIESEFLTEQVEAIKKIAEYVTQLRLVGKGHGVWHFDQQLLH comes from the exons ATGGCAATGTCTGTGAGGAGCGTTTCTGGTTTATTGGTGTCGAGCAAGCAAGGGGATGGCGGTGCTGATTTTAGAGGCAGCAGCCTCTTGTTCAATGGCTCAAAACTTGGGTCCTCTTCCCCTTCTAGTCTGAGTTTTAATCAGCAGAAGAAATCTAGAAACCTTGCGGTTTCTGCGTCGAGCGAGATGGTGTTGACTGGTGTTGTGTTCCATCCATTTGAAGAGGTTAAGAAGGAGGTTTTTGCTCTTCCGAACTCTGCTCAGCTTTCGCTTGCTCGTCAGGGTTTTGCAGATAAATGTGAAGCTGCCATAAACGAGCAGATCAA TGTGGAATACAATGTGTCGTATGTGTACCATGCCATGTTTGCTTATTTTGACAGGGACAATATTGCTCTTAAGGGCCTGGCCAA ATTTTACAAGGAATCaagtgaagaagaaagggaGCATGCTGAAAAGTTGATGAAATATCAA AATGTAAGAGGCGGAAGAGTACATTTACACTCTATTTTAAATCCTCCATCAGAGTTTGAGCATGCTGAGAAGGGAGATGCATTGTATG CTATGGAGTTAGCTTTGTCTTTGGAGAAGCTGACAAATGAAAAGCTCTTGAACTTGCATAGG gtgGCACAGGAGAACAATGATGCTCAATTGACAGATTTTATCGAAAGCGAGTTTCTTACTGAGCAG GTTGAAGCCATTAAGAAGATAGCTGAGTATGTCACCCAATTGAGGCTGGTTGGAAAAGGACATG GAGTGTGGCACTTTGATCAACAGCTCCTTCATTAA
- the LOC126797801 gene encoding ferritin, chloroplastic isoform X2, with product MAMSVRSVSGLLVSSKQGDGGGSKLGSSSPSSLSFNQQKKSRNLAVSASSEMVLTGVVFHPFEEVKKEVFALPNSAQLSLARQGFADKCEAAINEQINVEYNVSYVYHAMFAYFDRDNIALKGLAKFYKESSEEEREHAEKLMKYQNVRGGRVHLHSILNPPSEFEHAEKGDALYAMELALSLEKLTNEKLLNLHRVAQENNDAQLTDFIESEFLTEQVEAIKKIAEYVTQLRLVGKGHGVWHFDQQLLH from the exons ATGGCAATGTCTGTGAGGAGCGTTTCTGGTTTATTGGTGTCGAGCAAGCAAGGGGATGGCGG TGGCTCAAAACTTGGGTCCTCTTCCCCTTCTAGTCTGAGTTTTAATCAGCAGAAGAAATCTAGAAACCTTGCGGTTTCTGCGTCGAGCGAGATGGTGTTGACTGGTGTTGTGTTCCATCCATTTGAAGAGGTTAAGAAGGAGGTTTTTGCTCTTCCGAACTCTGCTCAGCTTTCGCTTGCTCGTCAGGGTTTTGCAGATAAATGTGAAGCTGCCATAAACGAGCAGATCAA TGTGGAATACAATGTGTCGTATGTGTACCATGCCATGTTTGCTTATTTTGACAGGGACAATATTGCTCTTAAGGGCCTGGCCAA ATTTTACAAGGAATCaagtgaagaagaaagggaGCATGCTGAAAAGTTGATGAAATATCAA AATGTAAGAGGCGGAAGAGTACATTTACACTCTATTTTAAATCCTCCATCAGAGTTTGAGCATGCTGAGAAGGGAGATGCATTGTATG CTATGGAGTTAGCTTTGTCTTTGGAGAAGCTGACAAATGAAAAGCTCTTGAACTTGCATAGG gtgGCACAGGAGAACAATGATGCTCAATTGACAGATTTTATCGAAAGCGAGTTTCTTACTGAGCAG GTTGAAGCCATTAAGAAGATAGCTGAGTATGTCACCCAATTGAGGCTGGTTGGAAAAGGACATG GAGTGTGGCACTTTGATCAACAGCTCCTTCATTAA
- the LOC126797802 gene encoding uncharacterized protein LOC126797802, with protein MERRKRRKRKRLRMVTWNSWFCLKQSFLIPTKCFLIKLTSRSRYKQKGNGTGLVSLYKDIENCGEYADIKVMWEMIHSCPQNSKSSAERRKRSYSYWRFCVHPST; from the exons atggagaggaggaagagaaggaAGAGGAAGCGTTTGAGGATGGTGACTTGGAATTCCTGGTTTTGCTTGAAGCAGTCTTTCCTCATCCCAACCAAGTGTTTTCTGATCAAGCTTACTTCGCGCTCAAGGTACAAACAGAAAG GAAATGGGACTGGATTGGTGAGTTTGTACAAAGATATTGAAAACTGTGGCGAATATGCAGATATAAAAGTGATGTGGGAGATGATTCATTCTTGTCCCCAGAATTCAAAGAGCAGTGCTGAAAGGAGGAAGAGGTCTTATTCTTACTGGAGATTTTGTGTTCATCCTAGTACGTGA
- the LOC126799889 gene encoding uncharacterized protein LOC126799889, with product MDDVIPQSESQSMMTPSNHSSNGEEAKGGEGGAGNGVISKLKIPTLSSGAEQNGGDREGGGDDEKSGGLITSFISNLVSPRSTKSGEFTKRKVEDEVEAGEIANDKTEQDVGENGGGVISNIISNFFNPNEEEKEGDNVKDSGNKRQKMDEEEGGKGGLIDNIVSHLPTSIPDDAAPTTDEASILIHSLVKD from the exons atgGATGATGTTATACCACAGTCTGAGAGCCAGAGCATGATGACTCCTTCaaatcatagctcaaatggtgAAGAAGCTAAAGGTGGTGAAGGGGGAGCAGGAAATGGGGTCATCAGCAAGCTGAAGATCCCTACTTTGAGCTCTGGAGCTGAACAAAATGGTGGAGATAGAGAAggcggtggagatgatgaaaaGAGTGGTGGGCTTATTACCAGCTTCATCTCCAACTTGGTTTCACCGAGGAGTACTAAATCTGGGGAGTTTACTAAGCGAAAAGTGGAAGATGAAGTTGAAGCTGGTGAAATAGCAAATGATAAGACAGAGCAAGATGTGGGTGAAAATGGTGGAggggtgatttcaaatatcatTTCCAACTTCTTTAATCCAAAtgaggaagagaaagaaggagataATGTGAAAGATAGTGGAAATAAAAGGCAGAAGATGGATGAGGAGGAAGGTGGTAAAGGAGGCCTAATTGATAACATTGTCTCTCACTTGCCTACATCAATTCCAG ATGATGCAGCTCCAACAACTGATGAGGCCTCCATTCTTATTCACTCCCTCGTCAAAGATTAA
- the LOC126799022 gene encoding protein TIC 56, chloroplastic, whose product MASINFNPFEGWFRKPPNPLPPINLLSLADSFSPKTPSPPFSSLSLSNPFKSPKKPDPKSDPEPDKPGHYTQMLEHFFWECENLPDYRHTPEVDNILNSDPIFEKKENPTEQEIKDNDKFWEEFRASPVVQFLTRAEEVADKINEMELKENDTPYRREDRKLWQAVPHVIGPDGRPMPRKAIKTKKESDDKFWDFARQFFFGLWGFQQRPYPPGRPIDVAQAIGYKKLEKRYYDFAMRSGGWFYKDRLGRTRGPLELITLKTAWGAGIIDKHTFIWGEDMDEFAPIHMVYGLERAIATWEVRLGAAATAFIHKLQKGIPPWVPLKGFENKTYKQLQEEAVESKRRDLAVLEANDGVWPGVRTPSHALFLWASGSELTSILEQDHMPNKYIPKDLRLELSRIIPGLRPWEVLSVEQAMDQVTYGGEWYREPLGTYTTGPPYIQAWNMDVKRLYRIYSNLCTRVYQKMERSIPGFDKVMEKVEADAMARDQRRKAKRAAEKEAELEKALGGRLGPQDDA is encoded by the exons ATGGCTTCCATAAACTTCAACCCATTCGAAGGCTGGTTCCGCAAACCCCCAAACCCACTCCCGCCCATCAACCTCCTCTCCCTCGCCGACTCCTTCTCCCCCAAAACCCCCTCCCCCCCATTCTCCTCCCTCAGCCTCTCCAACCCCTTCAAATCCCCCAAAAAACCCGATCCAAAATCCGACCCCGAACCCGACAAACCCGGGCACTACACCCAAATGCTCGAGCACTTCTTCTGGGAATGCGAAAACCTCCCCGACTACCGCCACACCCCCGAAGTCGACAACATCCTTAACTCCGACCCGATCTTcgagaagaaagaaaacccGACAGAACAAGAGATTAAAGACAACGACAAGTTCTGGGAGGAGTTCCGGGCCAGCCCGGTGGTCCAGTTCCTGACCCGAGCCGAGGAAGTTGCCGATAAGATCAATGAGATGGAGCTCAAGGAAAACGACACGCCGTACAGGAGGGAGGACAGGAAGCTGTGGCAGGCGGTGCCGCATGTTATTGGGCCGGACGGGAGGCCCATGCCGAGGAAGGCTATTAAGACCAAGAAGGAGTCGGATGACAAGTTCTGGGATTTTGCCAGGCAGTTCTTTTTCGGGCTCTGGGGGTTCCAGCAGCGGCCGTACCCGCCTGGCCGGCCCATTGATGTCGCTCAGGCTATTGGCTACAAGAAGCTGGAGAAGAGATACTATGATT TTGCTATGAGGAGTGGTGGATGGTTCTATAAGGACCGGTTGGGTAGAACTAGAGGTCCGTTGGAGCTTATAACACTCAAAACGGCTTGGGGTGCTGGGATTATTGATAAGCACACATTCATTTGGGGTGAGGATATGGATGAGTTTGCTCCAATTCACATGGTTTATGGGTTGGAACGTGCCATCGCCACCTGGGAAG TTAGACTTGGTGCTGCTGCAACTGCTTTTATTCACAAACTACAAAAAGGGATTCCTCCTTGGGTTCCACTAAAAGGATTTGAGAATAAAACCTATAAGCAATTACAAGAAGAGGCTGTAGAAAGCAAGAGACGTGACTTAGCAGTACTTGAAGCTAATGATGGTGTTTGGCCTGGTGTTAGGACTCCTAGTCATGCATTATTTCTTTGGGCCAGTGGCTCTGAACTAACATCAATTTTGGAACAGGATCACATGCCGAACAAATACATCCCTAAAGATCTTAG GCTCGAGCTGTCTAGAATCATCCCTGGTTTAAGGCCATGGGAGGTTCTGAGTGTGGAACAAGCGATGGATCAGGTAACCTATGGGGGAGAGTGGTATCGCGAACCTCTTGGTACATACACGACTGGCCCTCCATACATTCAAGCGTGGAATATGGATGTCAAG AGGCTGTATAGgatctattccaatttgtgcacCCGAGTCTACCAGAAAATGGAAAGATCAATTCCTGGTTTTGATAAAGTAATGGAGAAGGTTGAAGCTGATGCTATGGCAAGAGATCAGAGACGGAAGGCCAAACGAGCGGCGGAGAAGGAAGCCGAGCTGGAAAAGGCCCTTGGTGGTCGACTTGGTCCCCAAGATGACGCTTGA
- the LOC126799848 gene encoding gamma-interferon-responsive lysosomal thiol protein — protein sequence MGFTKLFLFFFLLVVNPSLPHAADNVSVTLYYETLCPYCADFIVNHLAKIFDNGLISVVNLRMVPWGNAWLNSDGSFACQHGTDECLINTIEACTITIYPNVKRHFRFIHCVEQLTFQNKHTKWADCFELSKLGTFPIDCYNSGYGNKIETKYAKQTAQLNPPHRFVPWLVVNNKPLAEDYENFMAYICKAYKGKSPEACRSIHYKTESIGNEKSIPRVCLAEQGRNSTT from the exons ATGGGTTTCACCAagctcttcctcttcttcttcctcctggTCGTAAACCCATCTCTACCTCACGCTGCCGACAATGTCAGTGTCACTCTCTACTACGAGACTCTCTGTCCTTATTGCGCCGATTTCATAGTCAACCATTTGGCCAAGATCTTCGACAACGGCCTCATCTCCGTCGTCAATCTCAGAATGGTCCCTTGGGGCAACGCTTGGCTCAATTCCGATGGCTCCTTCGCCTGCCAG CATGGAACAGATGAATGCTTGATCAACACAATTGAGGCCTGCACCATCACCATCTATCCTAATGTG AAACGGCATTTCAGATTCATCCACTGCGTCGAGCAGCTCACATTTCAGAACAAGCACACTAAATGGGCCGATTGCTTTGAATTGTCGAAGTTGGGGACATTCCCTATCGATTGCTACAACAGTGGATATGGAAATAAG ATCGAAACAAAATATGCAAAACAAACTGCTCAGCTTAATCCACCACATAGATTTGTGCCATGGCTGGTTGTCAATAATAAACCACTTGCAGAG GACTATGAAAATTTTATGGCCTACATTTGTAAGGCATACAAAGGAAAATCTCCTGAAGCTTGCAGATCGATTCACTACAAAACTGAATCAATTGGGAATGAAAAATCGATTCCTCGAGTTTGCCTAGCAGAACAAGGAAGAAACTCTACCACTTAA
- the LOC126799951 gene encoding gamma-interferon-responsive lysosomal thiol protein-like isoform X1 translates to MASFHLFFACLITCPMFLFTFPCAAANQKVTLSVYYDSLNTSCATFIVKNLARIFEDDLMTILNLRLVPWGEAYANKSNNSTAICQHKPDGCKLNSLEACAIDVMHDVNKHFALIYCIEFLAIEGRHNEWETCFSSLGLPKNTTLDCYNSSNATKLEQNYGNETMHLNPPLQFVPWLVLNNQPIGNDYENFTGYVCKAYKGKIAPMACQSVHLKQKKTTDK, encoded by the exons ATGGCCTCTTTTCATTTATTCTTTGCTTGTCTCATCACCTGTCCAATGTTCTTGTTCACATTTCCTTGTGCTGCTGCTAATCAGAAAGTTACCCTGTCAGTTTACTATGACTCTTTGAACACATCTTGTGCTACCTTCATTGTTAAAAATCTTGCTCGGATTTTCGAAGATGATCTCATGACCATCCTCAATCTCAGACTGGTTCCTTGGGGTGAAGCATACGCCAACAAATCGAACAATAGTACTGCTATCTGTCAG CATAAGCCAGATGGTTGTAAGTTGAATTCTCTGGAAGCATGTGCTATCGATGTTATGCATGATGTG AACAAGCACTTTGCTTTGATTTACTGCATAGAATTTCTGGCCATAGAGGGAAGGCACAATGAGTGGGAAACTTGCTTCAGTTCATTGGGACTGCCTAAGAATACCACTTTGGATTGCTACAATAGTTCAAATGCAACAAAG CTTGAACAAAACTATGGCAATGAAACCATGCACCTCAATCCACCTCTGCAGTTTGTACCATGGCTGGTTCTGAATAATCAACCTATAGGAAAT GACTATGAAAATTTTACTGGCTATGTGTGCAAGGCTTACAAAGGTAAAATTGCGCCCATGGCATGTCAGTCTGTGCATTTGAAGCAGAAGAAGACAACAGACAAGTAG
- the LOC126799951 gene encoding gamma-interferon-responsive lysosomal thiol protein-like isoform X2, whose translation MFLFTFPCAAANQKVTLSVYYDSLNTSCATFIVKNLARIFEDDLMTILNLRLVPWGEAYANKSNNSTAICQNKHFALIYCIEFLAIEGRHNEWETCFSSLGLPKNTTLDCYNSSNATKLEQNYGNETMHLNPPLQFVPWLVLNNQPIGNDYENFTGYVCKAYKGKIAPMACQSVHLKQKKTTDK comes from the exons ATGTTCTTGTTCACATTTCCTTGTGCTGCTGCTAATCAGAAAGTTACCCTGTCAGTTTACTATGACTCTTTGAACACATCTTGTGCTACCTTCATTGTTAAAAATCTTGCTCGGATTTTCGAAGATGATCTCATGACCATCCTCAATCTCAGACTGGTTCCTTGGGGTGAAGCATACGCCAACAAATCGAACAATAGTACTGCTATCTGTCAG AACAAGCACTTTGCTTTGATTTACTGCATAGAATTTCTGGCCATAGAGGGAAGGCACAATGAGTGGGAAACTTGCTTCAGTTCATTGGGACTGCCTAAGAATACCACTTTGGATTGCTACAATAGTTCAAATGCAACAAAG CTTGAACAAAACTATGGCAATGAAACCATGCACCTCAATCCACCTCTGCAGTTTGTACCATGGCTGGTTCTGAATAATCAACCTATAGGAAAT GACTATGAAAATTTTACTGGCTATGTGTGCAAGGCTTACAAAGGTAAAATTGCGCCCATGGCATGTCAGTCTGTGCATTTGAAGCAGAAGAAGACAACAGACAAGTAG
- the LOC126798435 gene encoding lysine-specific demethylase JMJ26-like: MAPICRDGMFSRVYYRKRRRRQENGAVLVEKGSEGILGIEDEESTLTLAVMLKKLRDRKKTALEGLEGKDLIFGDQIEGQDRKVKKGEEGSVGFGRIEECVVKKKKTCGEKGMKSEEFEENGDVGFGKEGVRCEIEEGLVKIVGWSKDDVSTMCHQCQRNDNGRVVRCRGCPKRGERKRYCVPCMKKWYPNLSEEDFAEACPVCLGNCNCKRCLRLDLPQRCLKNRGLEIGEEERVEQCRYLVHRLLPYLRRINDEQVSEMKFEAGKQGLVEFEGMEIAKSNCRVGERMYCNNCRTSIFDFHRSCPGCQYDLCLNCCREIRGGELKGGGVESVEIYEDRGFECFNGEAKIVCWNGVGTRRLRSSSTKPKFEWKADEDGSICCPPEHMEGCGKHHLELRCLFPGNEVMELVEKAEKIDESYKHLDATSEASEESCSCISPMDNVKCRNAACRGDSKDNYLFCPSAESIQPGDFEHFQRHWMKCEPVIVSNTLVNGSGLSWEPLVMWRAFRQVNNTKCEKELEVQAIDCSDWSFIDVNMHKFFTGYSEGMFDTKDCPRILKLKDWPPSTDFDKRLPRHGKEFVSCLPFKEYTHPTASTLNLVCHLPKRAVKPDLGPKTYIAYGIAQELGRGDSVTKLHCDMSDAVNILTHTTEVTLEPKHLAAMEELKTKHWEQDQKEIFGNFSPRRLTGNKEVNDAGEGGALWDIFRVQDVPKLEQYIKKHCREFRHFECRPLKQVVHPIHDQTIYLTMEHKRKLKAEYGIEPWTFVQKLGDAVFIPAGCPHQVRNLKSCIKVAVDFVSPETVGQCFRLTEEFRTLPPDHRASEDKLEVKKMIVHAVFDAVKKISEARSRCKA; the protein is encoded by the coding sequence ATGGCGCCGATCTGCAGAGACGGAATGTTCTCCCGGGTTTATTACAGaaagcggcggcggcggcaagAAAACGGCGCCGTTTTGGTGGAGAAGGGCAGCGAGGGCATTCTGGGAATTGAGGACGAAGAGTCTACTCTGACTCTGGCCGTGATGTTGAAGAAGCTGCGTGATAGAAAGAAGACTGCTTTGGAGGGTTTAGAGGGTAAAGATCTGATCTTTGGTGATCAAATTGAAGGGCAAGATAGGAAAGTGAAAAAGGGTGAGGAAGGAAGTGTGGGTTTTGGTAGAATTGAAGAGTGTgtagtgaagaagaagaagacatgTGGTGAAAAGGGTATGAAGAGTGAGGAGTTTGAGGAAAATGGGGATGTGGGTTTTGGTAAAGAGGGAGTGAGATGTGAAATTGAAGAGGGTTTAGTGAAGATTGTTGGATGGAGCAAAGATGATGTCTCTACAATGTGTCATCAATGTCAGAGAAATGATAATGGGAGGGTTGTTCGTTGTCGAGGATGCCCGAAAAGAGGGGAGAGGAAGAGGTACTGTGTTCCTTGCATGAAGAAATGGTACCCCAATTTATCAGAAGAGGACTTTGCTGAGGCTTGTCCTGTTTGCCTTGGGAATTGTAATTGCAAGAGGTGCTTGCGTTTGGATTTGCCTCAGAGGTGCTTGAAGAATCGAGGGTTGGAGATTGGGGAAGAGGAGAGAGTGGAGCAATGTAGGTATTTGGTGCATCGGTTGCTACCGTATTTGAGGAGGATTAATGATGAGCAGGTGAGTGAGATGAAGTTTGAGGCTGGTAAGCAAGGGTTGGTGGAGTTTGAGGGGATGGAAATTGCAAAGTCTAATTGTCGTGTTGGTGAGAGAATGTATTGCAACAATTGCAGGACTTCGATTTTCGATTTTCATAGAAGCTGTCCTGGATGCCAATACGATCTGTGTCTGAATTGTTGCCGGGAGATTAGGGGTGGAGAGTTAAAGGGAGGTGGAGTAGAAAGTGTTGAGATATATGAGGATCGAGGATTTGAATGTTTCAATGGTGAGGCAAAGATTGTTTGTTGGAATGGTGTGGGAACTAGGAGGCTGAGGTCTTCTTCTACAAAGCCAAAGTTTGAATGGAAAGCAGATGAAGATGGAAGCATTTGTTGCCCCCCAGAGCACATGGAAGGTTGTGGTAAGCATCATTTAGAACTTAGATGTTTGTTTCCTGGAAATGAAGTCATGGAGTTGGTAGAGAAAGCTGAAAAAATAGATGAGAGCTATAAACACTTAGATGCTACTAGTGAGGCTAGTGAAGAAAGTTGTTCGTGTATAAGCCCCATGGATAATGTGAAGTGTAGAAATGCAGCTTGTAGAGGTGATTCCAAAGACAACTATTTGTTCTGTCCAAGTGCTGAGAGCATTCAACCGGGGGATTTTGAGCATTTTCAGAGGCATTGGATGAAATGTGAGCCTGTTATTGTGAGCAATACGCTTGTAAATGGTTCAGGATTGAGTTGGGAACCTTTAGTCATGTGGAGGGCTTTTCGTCAAGTTAATAATACTAAGTGTGAGAAGGAGTTGGAAGTCCAGGCCATTGATTGCTCGGATTGGTCTTTCATCGATGTCAATATGCACAAATTTTTTACTGGATATTCTGAAGGAATGTTTGATACAAAGGACTGCCCTCGGATCCTAAAGCTTAAAGACTGGCCTCCCTCCACTGATTTTGATAAACGTCTTCCTCGCCATGGCAAGGAGTTTGTGAGTTGCTTGCCTTTCAAGGAATACACTCATCCAACAGCTAGTACCCTAAACCTTGTTTGCCACTTGCCTAAAAGAGCTGTCAAACCTGACTTGGGGCCCAAGACATACATTGCATATGGCATTGCTCAGGAACTTGGACGCGGAGATTCTGTGACAAAGCTTCACTGTGATATGTCTGATGCAGTGAACATTCTGACCCATACTACTGAAGTGACCCTTGAGCCTAAACATCTTGCTGCTATGGAAGAGTTGAAGACAAAACACTGGGAGCAAGATCAGAAGGAGATTTTTGGAAATTTTAGCCCAAGGAGGCTCACTGGCAACAAAGAAGTTAATGATGCAGGTGAAGGCGGTGCTCTATGGGACATTTTCCGTGTACAGGATGTTCCAAAGCTGGAGCAATACATAAAGAAGCATTGTAGGGAATTCAGGCACTTTGAGTGTAGGCCATTGAAGCAGGTCGTTCATCCGATACATGATCAGACTATTTACCTGACTATGGAGCACAAAAGAAAGCTTAAGGCAGAATATGGGATTGAGCCATGGACATTTGTACAAAAGCTTGGTGATGCGGtgttcattcctgcaggctgTCCACATCAGGTGAGAAACTTGAAGTCCTGCATTAAAGTTGCCGTGGATTTTGTTTCCCCTGAAACTGTTGGCCAATGCTTTCGGCTGACTGAGGAGTTTCGCACTCTGCCGCCAGATCATAGAGCAAGTGAGGACAAGTTAGAGGTTAAAAAAATGATTGTTCATGCTGTCTTTGATGCTGTTAAGAAGATTTCTGAGGCAAGATCTCGATGTAAGGCCTAA
- the LOC126800130 gene encoding gamma-interferon-responsive lysosomal thiol protein-like, whose product MQVCSNNHVHTTSKFILMVPAKFFFFVALTSSLLFISASSFAVGDHGVNVPSAPESKNATLTPSNDKKVNLTLYYESLNPDAALFLVKDLKGVFDNNLIDIVNLRLVPWGKARTNLSNNAILCQNGPDECYLNTIQACAIDVWRVVDKHFGFIYCIEFLVIEGKHREWQSAWQECSSTLGLPEKPIMDCYNSGNGKRLRNLNPE is encoded by the exons atgcAAGTATGCAGCAACAATCACGTTCATACTACTTCAAAGTTTATACTAATGGTTCCTGccaaattctttttctttgttgctCTAACTTCATCATTGCTGTTCATTTCTGCGTCTTCTTTTGCTGTTGGGGATCATGGCGTCAATGTTCCATCTGCTCCAGAATCTAAGAATGCTACATTGACTCCTAGTAACGATAAGAAAGTTAATTTGACACTTTACTATGAAAGTTTGAACCCAGATGCTGCTCTTTTCCTGGTAAAAGATCTTAAAGGGGTTTTCGATAACAATCTCATCGACATTGTTAATCTCAGACTGGTTCCTTGGGGTAAAGCACGTACCAACCTGTCTAACAACGCCATTTTGTGCCAG AATGGCCCAGATGAATGCTACTTGAACACGATACAAGCGTGTGCAATCGACGTCTGGAGAGTTGTG GACAAGCATttcggttttatttactgcatAGAATTTCTGGTCATAGAGGGCAAGCACCGGGAGTGGCAAAGTGCGTGGCAAGAATGCTCTAGTACATTAGGATTGCCTGAAAAACCCATCATGGATTGCTACAACAGTGGAAATGGAAAAAGGTTACGTAATTTGAATCCAGAGTAA